A portion of the Chromobacterium sp. IIBBL 290-4 genome contains these proteins:
- a CDS encoding formyltransferase: MSRAVVFAYHNVGVRCLKALIGRGVDVALVVTHQDNPNENIWFASVAQVAREHGIACITPDDPNAPEVVAQVQACQADFLFSFYYRHMLKAPLLEAVKRGAYNMHGSLLPKYRGRVPINWAVIHGETETGATLHQMNVKPDNGPVVDQMAVPILPDDTADEVFAKVTVAAEMVLWRSLPGLMDGSAPHLQQDLSLGGYFGGRKPEDGRIDGQAAAAQLHNFARALTRPFPGAFADTKAGRLLLWKTLRAGSAAPAERAEIYAADGKLWLRCVDGGRLAVLEAELDGQPLSADNFAARVEADALAL, from the coding sequence ATGAGCCGCGCCGTCGTTTTCGCCTACCACAATGTCGGCGTGCGCTGCCTGAAGGCGCTGATCGGCCGCGGCGTGGACGTGGCGCTGGTGGTGACCCACCAGGACAACCCCAACGAGAACATCTGGTTCGCCAGCGTAGCTCAAGTCGCGCGCGAGCACGGCATCGCCTGCATCACGCCGGATGATCCGAACGCGCCGGAAGTGGTGGCGCAGGTGCAAGCCTGCCAGGCCGATTTCCTGTTCTCCTTCTATTACCGCCACATGCTGAAGGCGCCGCTGCTGGAAGCGGTCAAGCGCGGCGCTTACAATATGCACGGCTCGCTGCTGCCCAAGTATCGCGGCCGCGTGCCGATCAACTGGGCCGTCATCCACGGCGAAACCGAAACCGGCGCCACGCTGCACCAGATGAACGTCAAACCGGACAACGGCCCCGTCGTCGACCAGATGGCGGTGCCCATCTTGCCGGACGATACCGCGGACGAGGTGTTCGCCAAGGTCACCGTCGCCGCGGAAATGGTGCTGTGGCGCAGCCTGCCCGGCCTGATGGACGGCAGCGCGCCGCATCTGCAGCAAGACTTGAGCCTGGGCGGCTACTTTGGCGGCCGCAAGCCGGAAGACGGCCGCATCGACGGTCAAGCCGCGGCGGCGCAGCTGCACAACTTCGCGCGCGCGCTGACGCGGCCTTTCCCCGGCGCCTTTGCCGATACCAAGGCCGGCCGCCTGCTATTGTGGAAAACACTGCGCGCCGGCAGCGCTGCGCCTGCCGAACGCGCCGAAATTTATGCCGCCGACGGCAAGCTGTGGCTGCGCTGCGTCGACGGCGGCCGCCTAGCGGTGCTGGAAGCGGAACTGGACGGCCAGCCGCTCTCCGCCGACAACTTCGCCGCCCGCGTCGAAGCCGACGCGTTGGCCTTATAA
- a CDS encoding bifunctional UDP-4-keto-pentose/UDP-xylose synthase, with amino-acid sequence MKKVLILGVNGFIGHHLTKRIIETTDWEVYGMDMQDDRVAEWKDHPRFHFFEGDITINKEWIEYHVKKCDVVLPLVAIATPSTYVNNPLRVFELDFEANLPIVRQCVQYKKHLVFPSTSEVYGMCHDDEFDPENSELICGPINKPRWIYSCSKQLMDRVIHAYGMQEGLNYTLFRPFNWIGGGLDNINTPKEGSSRVITQFLGHIVRGETIKLVDGGHQKRAFTYVDDGIAALMKIIENQDGKATGQIYNIGNPSNNYSIRALSQMMLDLARVYPEYQLNADQVQVVETTSGQYYGKGYQDVQNRVPKIDNTMADLDWKPTVTMADALRGIYDYYRDQVAASRDLSE; translated from the coding sequence ATGAAAAAAGTACTGATTCTGGGCGTGAACGGCTTCATCGGCCACCACCTGACCAAGCGCATCATCGAGACGACCGACTGGGAAGTCTACGGCATGGACATGCAGGACGACCGCGTGGCCGAGTGGAAAGACCATCCGCGCTTCCACTTCTTCGAAGGCGACATCACCATCAACAAGGAGTGGATCGAATACCACGTCAAGAAGTGCGATGTGGTGCTGCCGCTGGTGGCCATCGCCACGCCGTCCACCTATGTGAACAATCCGCTGCGCGTGTTCGAGCTGGACTTCGAAGCCAACCTGCCCATCGTGCGCCAGTGCGTGCAGTACAAGAAACACCTGGTGTTCCCGTCCACCTCGGAAGTCTACGGCATGTGCCACGACGACGAGTTCGACCCGGAAAACTCCGAGCTGATCTGCGGCCCGATCAACAAGCCGCGCTGGATCTACTCCTGCTCCAAGCAGCTGATGGACCGCGTGATCCACGCCTACGGCATGCAGGAAGGCCTGAACTACACCCTGTTCCGCCCGTTCAACTGGATAGGCGGCGGGCTGGACAACATCAACACGCCCAAGGAAGGCTCCAGCCGCGTGATCACCCAGTTCCTGGGCCACATCGTGCGCGGCGAGACCATCAAGCTGGTGGACGGCGGCCACCAGAAGCGCGCCTTCACCTATGTGGACGACGGCATCGCCGCGCTGATGAAGATCATCGAAAACCAGGACGGCAAAGCCACCGGCCAGATCTACAACATCGGCAACCCGAGCAATAACTACTCCATCCGCGCACTGTCGCAGATGATGCTGGACCTCGCCCGCGTCTACCCGGAATACCAGCTCAACGCCGACCAGGTGCAAGTGGTGGAAACCACCTCCGGCCAGTATTACGGCAAGGGCTATCAGGACGTGCAAAACCGCGTGCCCAAGATCGACAACACCATGGCCGATCTGGACTGGAAGCCGACAGTGACCATGGCCGACGCCCTGCGCGGCATCTACGACTACTACCGCGACCAAGTCGCTGCCAGCCGCGATCTGTCCGAATAA
- a CDS encoding DUF4145 domain-containing protein, giving the protein MADIVTMKAHCNTCGGKRNHNLLHQVDKTWEEDVGDGTFISGWDKFFILECKGCESIKILHKSHFSEETDENGNPCVSETYYPPSIFRPQPRWINSPSSAPHIRQVLLEIYQALQNKAPSLACMGIRSVIEAIMIDKIGDNGTFKKNINEFKNKGFISNFQAEILEAALELGHASTHRGFIPNYSQVNAAMDIMENLTHQLYFLEDQAKTAIEKIPKRHPD; this is encoded by the coding sequence ATGGCAGACATCGTCACGATGAAAGCTCACTGCAACACCTGCGGTGGTAAGCGAAACCATAATTTACTTCACCAAGTTGATAAAACCTGGGAAGAGGATGTCGGTGATGGCACCTTCATTTCTGGATGGGACAAGTTTTTTATTTTAGAATGCAAAGGGTGCGAAAGCATAAAGATACTCCATAAATCTCACTTTAGCGAAGAAACAGATGAGAATGGAAATCCTTGCGTTTCGGAAACATATTACCCACCCTCTATATTTCGCCCACAACCCAGATGGATCAACTCACCATCATCCGCACCACATATTCGACAAGTATTATTAGAAATCTACCAAGCATTACAAAACAAAGCGCCATCTCTTGCATGCATGGGGATCAGATCAGTCATTGAGGCCATAATGATTGATAAAATTGGAGACAATGGTACTTTTAAGAAAAATATTAATGAATTTAAAAACAAAGGCTTTATTTCAAATTTTCAAGCTGAAATCTTGGAAGCCGCGTTAGAGCTTGGGCATGCAAGTACACATAGAGGATTCATTCCAAACTACTCGCAAGTCAATGCTGCAATGGATATTATGGAAAATCTTACACATCAACTATACTTCCTTGAAGATCAAGCAAAAACGGCCATAGAAAAAATTCCAAAACGCCATCCAGACTAA
- a CDS encoding 4-deoxy-4-formamido-L-arabinose-phosphoundecaprenol deformylase — protein MKKLALKIDVDTWRGTREGVPRLIEMLQRHQAGATFLFSLGPDHTGRAIKRVFRPGFLSKVSRTSVVEHYGIRTLLYGTVLPGPDIGKREATLLRGVRDAGFEVGIHCWDHIKWQDYVAGKNAAWTRAEMKKAADRFREIFGEPARTHGAAGWQINDAALAYQKELGMAYASDGRGSQAFQPVDAAGQPLGVPQLPTTLPTLDELIGLDGLTNDNVHEHLLKLTETAPASGHVYTLHAELEGMRLMDTFDRLLAGWKRQGYELVSCIDLFNSLDATALPKGRVVMGEIPGRSGTLALQA, from the coding sequence ATGAAAAAACTCGCACTGAAGATAGACGTCGACACTTGGCGCGGCACCCGCGAGGGCGTGCCGCGGCTGATAGAGATGCTCCAGCGCCACCAGGCCGGCGCCACCTTTTTGTTCAGCCTGGGCCCGGACCACACCGGCCGCGCCATCAAGCGCGTGTTCCGTCCCGGCTTTTTGTCCAAGGTTTCGCGCACCTCGGTGGTGGAGCACTACGGCATCCGCACCCTGCTCTACGGCACCGTGCTGCCGGGGCCGGACATCGGCAAGCGCGAGGCCACCCTGCTGCGCGGCGTGCGCGACGCCGGTTTCGAGGTGGGCATCCATTGCTGGGACCACATCAAGTGGCAGGACTACGTGGCCGGCAAGAATGCCGCCTGGACCCGCGCCGAAATGAAGAAAGCCGCCGACCGCTTCCGCGAGATTTTCGGCGAGCCGGCGCGTACCCACGGCGCAGCCGGCTGGCAAATCAACGATGCCGCGCTGGCGTATCAGAAAGAGCTGGGCATGGCCTACGCGTCCGACGGCCGCGGCAGCCAAGCCTTCCAGCCGGTGGACGCCGCCGGCCAGCCGCTGGGCGTGCCGCAGCTGCCCACCACGCTGCCGACGCTGGACGAGCTGATCGGCCTGGACGGTCTGACTAACGATAACGTCCACGAACATCTGTTGAAGCTGACCGAAACCGCGCCGGCCAGCGGCCACGTCTACACCCTGCACGCCGAGCTGGAAGGCATGCGGCTGATGGACACCTTCGACCGCTTGCTGGCCGGCTGGAAACGCCAGGGCTATGAGCTGGTCAGCTGCATCGATCTGTTCAACAGCCTGGACGCCACCGCGCTGCCCAAGGGCCGCGTGGTCATGGGCGAAATTCCCGGCCGCAGCGGTACGCTGGCTTTGCAAGCCTGA
- a CDS encoding DUF6868 family protein: MDTAQLERLLLISLAFHYAILILWFGVFYFCRGWLYRLHSRWFRLSEPAFDLLNYGGIGLYKILVFVFNLAPLLALWLSHAGKA, translated from the coding sequence ATGGATACCGCCCAACTCGAACGCCTGCTGCTGATCAGCCTGGCCTTCCACTACGCCATCCTGATTCTGTGGTTTGGCGTTTTTTATTTCTGCCGCGGCTGGCTGTACCGGCTGCACAGCCGCTGGTTCCGCTTGTCCGAACCCGCCTTCGATTTGCTGAACTACGGCGGCATCGGCCTCTATAAAATCCTGGTATTCGTGTTCAACCTGGCGCCGCTGCTGGCGCTGTGGCTAAGCCATGCGGGCAAGGCCTAA
- a CDS encoding nucleoid-associated protein, with product MVITESKVECMVVHRVGNPTRGEPLQLSERTTMVDEAVSGLLLDGYLKGIVSDRKKHQFVHETDLNLNEVYHYTRQFFRGEIDFLEVSQRIAKHLYGRSQHPNISAGDLLVIQFAGLSDGDREIHALGVFKSEIRDDFLTIIEGGGVFDISHASGINPRLIDKGALILEHGPTVYAVDRLSREAKFWLDDFLKALRVPDKASSSKMLASVVEQLSGEIEDPMQQARFKDELLQLVESQPEEVQAKALTAAAERFVPREQVEVALGSAAESYGFELDDEARLPAKGVAKQLEKTLSRYGVGHGISVLLPSGITLKNIQSQNDGEGGISLTLFLNKRDH from the coding sequence ATGGTGATTACCGAATCAAAAGTGGAATGCATGGTGGTGCACCGGGTGGGCAATCCCACGCGAGGGGAGCCGCTGCAGCTGTCCGAGCGCACCACGATGGTGGACGAGGCGGTGTCCGGCCTGCTGCTGGACGGCTATTTGAAGGGCATCGTGTCCGACCGCAAGAAGCACCAGTTCGTCCATGAGACCGATTTGAATCTGAACGAGGTCTATCACTACACCCGCCAGTTCTTCCGCGGCGAGATCGATTTCCTGGAGGTGTCGCAGCGCATCGCCAAGCATCTGTACGGCCGCTCGCAGCACCCCAATATCAGCGCCGGCGATTTGCTGGTGATCCAGTTTGCCGGCCTGAGCGACGGCGACCGCGAGATCCACGCGCTGGGCGTGTTCAAGTCGGAGATCCGCGACGACTTCCTCACCATCATCGAAGGCGGCGGCGTGTTCGACATCAGCCACGCCTCCGGCATCAACCCGCGCTTGATCGACAAGGGCGCGCTGATCCTGGAGCACGGCCCGACGGTGTACGCGGTGGATAGGCTGAGCCGCGAGGCCAAGTTCTGGCTGGATGATTTCCTGAAGGCGCTGCGGGTGCCGGACAAGGCGTCCAGCAGCAAGATGCTGGCCAGCGTGGTGGAACAGTTGTCGGGCGAGATCGAAGACCCCATGCAGCAGGCGCGCTTCAAGGACGAGTTGCTGCAACTGGTGGAAAGCCAGCCGGAAGAGGTGCAGGCCAAGGCGTTGACCGCCGCCGCCGAACGCTTTGTGCCGCGCGAGCAGGTGGAAGTGGCGCTGGGCAGTGCGGCGGAGTCGTATGGCTTCGAGCTGGACGACGAGGCGCGGCTGCCGGCCAAGGGCGTGGCCAAGCAATTGGAAAAAACGCTGTCGCGCTATGGCGTGGGCCATGGCATCAGCGTGTTGCTGCCGTCCGGCATCACCTTGAAGAACATCCAGTCGCAGAACGACGGCGAAGGCGGGATCAGCCTGACCTTGTTCCTGAACAAGCGCGATCATTGA
- a CDS encoding glycosyltransferase, translated as MNTSINLSVVIPVYNEQDVLQALFDRLYPALDALNIRYEIVFINDGSRDKSVAMLSEQFNRRPDVTRVVLFNGNFGQHRAILAGFEHSRGERVVTLDADLQNPPEDIAVLLAEMDKGHDYVGSIRRQRNDSLWRHLASRAMNRLREKLTRIKMTDQGCMMRAYSRRIIDTINQCNELHTFIPALAYQFAQNPTEVTVGHEERFAGESKYSLYSLIRLNFDLMTGFSLVPLQWFSLMGMAISAGSGLLVIYLILRRLIIGPEVGGLFTLFAIAFFLIGIALFGIGLLGEYIGRIYQEVRARPRYVIQAVLEQKEEQA; from the coding sequence ATGAATACAAGCATCAATCTTTCCGTCGTCATCCCGGTCTACAACGAGCAGGACGTGCTGCAGGCGCTGTTCGACCGCCTGTACCCGGCACTGGACGCGCTGAACATCCGCTACGAGATCGTGTTCATCAACGACGGCAGCCGCGACAAGAGCGTGGCCATGTTGTCCGAACAGTTCAACCGCCGCCCGGACGTGACCCGCGTGGTGCTGTTCAACGGCAACTTCGGCCAGCACCGCGCCATCCTGGCCGGCTTCGAACACAGCCGCGGCGAGCGCGTGGTGACGCTGGACGCCGACCTGCAAAACCCGCCGGAAGACATCGCCGTGCTGCTGGCCGAAATGGACAAGGGCCACGACTACGTCGGCTCCATCCGCCGCCAGCGCAACGACAGCCTGTGGCGCCACCTGGCCAGCCGCGCGATGAACCGCCTGCGCGAGAAGCTGACCCGCATCAAGATGACCGACCAGGGCTGTATGATGCGCGCCTACAGCCGCCGCATCATCGACACCATCAACCAGTGCAATGAGCTGCACACCTTCATCCCGGCGCTGGCCTACCAGTTTGCGCAGAACCCCACCGAGGTGACCGTCGGCCACGAGGAGCGCTTCGCCGGCGAATCCAAGTACTCGCTGTACAGCCTGATCCGCCTGAACTTCGACCTGATGACCGGCTTCTCGCTGGTGCCGCTGCAATGGTTCTCGCTGATGGGCATGGCCATTTCCGCCGGCTCCGGCCTGCTGGTGATCTACCTGATCCTGCGCCGGCTGATCATAGGCCCGGAAGTGGGCGGTCTGTTCACGCTGTTCGCCATCGCCTTCTTCCTGATCGGCATCGCTCTGTTCGGCATCGGCCTCTTGGGCGAATACATCGGCCGCATTTATCAAGAAGTCCGCGCCCGCCCGCGCTATGTGATCCAGGCGGTGCTGGAGCAGAAAGAGGAACAGGCATGA